GTTTCATAGTCTTTGTAACAAATTAGCACACATTGAGCAGCTTAAATCACCCCCCTTTTCAGAGCTCACAGCTCTGTAAGTCAGACATCCAGGCAGGGCCCGCTGGATTCCTGCTCAGCGTCTCCCAAGGTCTGAACCATGGGCCAGGTGCTTATCTGGAGTGTCTGAGGGGCTTGTTTGGGTTGTGGGCCGAATCCAGCTCTTCGTGGTGGAGAGTCTGAGATCTGCTTCCTTGCTTCTGTTACCTGAGGCCACTCTGCTGCTAGAGACCTCATCACCCTCAAAGCCAGCACCGGCACGCCGCACGTTGAGGTATTTTCACACAAGTTCTCTGATTTCCTGAAAAGTTCTGCCTGGGGAAAATGCTCTGGTTTTAGAGGACTGTGATTAGATTAGACTTGcccaaataatccaggataatcaccttgttttattgatttattgagatggagtctcactctgtcacccggggggagggcagtggtgccatcacagcatccttgaactcctggcttcaagccatcctcccgcctcaggctgCCAAGGTGGGAGGCACTGTCGCGGTTCTGGGCATCGGGTTACGCCCCCCTGGACATGCCCTTAGGCTTCCTAGGCGCCTCCTGTTTGGTTGAGAAGGTCTGTGAGGTGCACCTGCATTTCTTGTGAACTTTGATCTTTCATAGGTTTCAGCAGAGGTTGCGTGGCCGACCCTCATCCTTTCCTCTACTGTGCGTTCAGCAGCCATTTCTGAATTTCAGCACCTTTGGCCATCCGGAGAGGCTCAAGAATTTATTCCTTTTGTTAACAGTTCTTACACGAATTTGCCTGTTTCCTCTCTTGAAGGCAGCACCTCCGAGACTTTGCTTGGAAGTTTCCGCAGCTAAATATCCCAAGTGTGTTGCTTTTGAGCTCTGATCTCCCATAACTGCGGACCCCGTGTCCCTGTTCCTCGGCCACTCTGTAACGGGTCCCCTTTTCTCCGTTTCCCAGTAACGCACTCCTCACTTCCTTCCGAGCCCACACCAGGCATTCTTAAAGTCCATATTTCTGTTAACAGCCTGTTTGAGGCAATAGAGGCCTTTTCTATTTTGTCCCTCAAAATTCTTCAGGTGAGAACAGGGAGGGCCGTCTTAGGTCTCTGTCCCCCACAGCGTGCAGCGGAGGCCAGCCTGGGGCTGGAGATGCTGTGAGGGGCAAGGAGGCTGCAGGGAACAGCCTTGGATGGAGGCTGTAGCCTACTTAGTGTAGTTTGATATTCTTAGGACTGATGCTGTGCTCAGAAAAGGAGATGAAACTTCCTTCTGTGGTTTCTGTGATTCAGAATATTAAGACAGACGGTACTTTAGTTACCTTATGCACTAAACATGTATCTTGAGCCCCCACCAGGTTTGTGGTCTAGTGGTGGGGCCTAATGTCAGATACGACAGGATTCCCACTCTCATAGGACTTTGTCTGATAGAAGAAACAGCTGAGTAAATGAGCAGGGAGTACTGAAGAAGTGAAAGGAGGCAGGTGTTTATGAGATGTAAATGCTGAAGAAGTACACCCAAGTCAGATAGGGCTACAGGGAGGGTGCTACGGGCAGCCCCTAGTCAGTGTAGAAGGATCTTGGTGCATGCTGCGTGGAGCGCCGTCCTGCAGCATGGAGAATGAGAGGGCGGCCAGAGGTGGGCTCCAGACCCTGATCAGATTTGCCTTTCCTGAACCAGAGACGTCACTGGGAACGCTTTCCATGGAATAGTAGGTGGAAGCCAAATGCATGATCTTGTGGAAGTGAACGTTAAAAAACAGTCTTCAGGTGGGGCATGCCTGCTGCCCAGCCACTCTGCAGGCCGGGGTTCGAGTCCGGCCTTAGCCACATAGACctcatctctaagaaaaataatcaggtcaggcgcagtggctcacacctgaaatcccagcactttgggaggccaaggtgggaggatcacttgaggccgtgaatttgagaccagcttgggcaacatagggataccccatctctacaaaaaactagaaattagctgggtgtggtggctcatgcctgtggtccctgtTACGTAGaggactgaggtggaaggatgattTGGGCCGGAAGGTTGATTTTGCTGCCGTGCCCTAACCTAGacgacagtgagaccccatctcagaaagaaacttCAACAAACCAGGATAAATTTATGCCAGTacaacaaagggctaatatcattACCTTGTAAAGTGCACATAAGTATTCATAAGAAAAAGAACTAGGCTCTTGAAAGGTAAGAATCATCTGCTTCCCTCACCGTAAACATGCAAAATGTCATCTTCATTTCATAGTTGAAGGGCTTTTAATACAATTTATGTCAGTGCTCAGAAAAGCACCATGAAAAACTTACACATTGCTTTTATCAGGTAAATCAGCACAAATTAGATGGGGGTCTCGTTTTGTTAGCCATGTTGGTCTCAGactccgggcctcaagtgatcctcctgcctcagcctcccaaaatttagggattacaggcgtgagccactgcgcctgccctcCTTTGACCTTTTAATTTCCCCTTAGAATATTTGtcctaaataaatacagaaaaatgcagGGAAAAGCATGGTGGACGAtgcatagcatttttaaaaagcacttttagGTGCTTCCTGTGTTCTCCTGCATCATGGCAGACACTCGATTTTACACGTTCTTCAGTGATGTTAACAAGAACTTGTAACAGTGGGAAAAATACAGCATTGTTTTCAAGGAATTCTTTTTAAAGGGATTTTTATGAGAATGGATGCCCTTGTTTCTCTTTGCAGGAACAAGCACATCATGATTGACTTGGGGACTGGCAACAACAACAAGATTAACTGGGCCATGGAGGACAAGCAGGAGATGGTCGACATCATAGAGACTGTGTACCGTGGGGCCCGCAAAGGCCGCGGCCTGGTGGTGTCCCCCAAGGACTACTCCACCAAGTACCGCTACTGAGGCACCTCAGTCTGCGCGGATAAATGTCCTGGAGCCCTTTTTGTGCGGAAATGTTTTAAGCTATTTATAGCTTTGGAAAATACAGGAAGCTCCAGGGCTGGAGGACCTCTGAGATGGAATTGATTACATGGTCTTCACTCACCAAAATAAACAAGCACGTGGTGAGAGGAGCAGGCCTACTTGTTTGTTCTCAGGAAACTTGATGAATAGATGACTGATTTTTCCTAGTCAAAGTTAATTCTTATCCTTGGAGTAAAACGAAGGTGTTTATCCTATGAGGTTGTGCATTTTGCATACTTGATTAGTTTGCTGGGGCTGCGGTGACAGCGTGCCCGGAGCTGGGCCTTAACAGAGAAGCTCTCacagctttgcagggctgggTCCGAGATCGGGCGTCacagctttgcagggctgggTCCGAGATCGGGCGTCGCAGCTTTGCAGGGCTGGGTCCGAGATCGGGCGTCacagctttgcagggctgggTCCGAGATCGGGCGTCGCAGCTTTGCAGGGCTGGGTCCGAGATCGGGCGTCGCAGCTTTGCAGGGCTGGGTCCGAGATCGGGCGTCGCAGCTTTGCAGGGCTGGGTCCGAGATCGGGCGTCGCAGCTTTGCAGGGCTGGGTCCGAGATCGGGCGTGGCAGGGTGGGTTACTACTGGGGCCGTGAGGGGAATCTGCTCAGGCCTCCCCCTGGTTCTGGGGGCTGTTGGTGGTCTTGTCAGTTCCTTGGTGTGTGGATACTGCCCATCTCTGCCTTCACCGTGTCCTCCCTGTGTGGGTGCTGGTCTCCAAAATTTCCCCTTTTCGTAGTGACACCATCTGTGTTGGATTGGGGCCCACCCTGCTCCAGCGTGGCCTTATCTTAACTGATTACATTTGCAAGGATCTTATGTCTACAAAAGTCACAGTCTGAGGtgctgagggttaggacttcaatatataaattttgggtTCCACAGTTCAGTCCATGGCAGAACCCAAAGGCTTACTGTTACTGTGCTTATAAGAACAGTACAATAAAATACTGTTTAGAGCCTTCCCTGCAAGGAATAGAAGAGCTACTTTTATTCTTCGCAAGATTGTATTTGATGTAAACGTATTCTATAGAAGCCATGGTTCTTCAGTTCATATAGTTAGAAAATTGccttattggccgggcacggtggctcacgcctgcaatcccagctacttggaagactgaggcaggagaattgtttgaacccgggaagtggaggttgcagtgagccgagatcacgccactgcactccagcctgggcaacagagcaagaccccgtctcacaaaagaaaagagaaaatgtcctTGTTCCAGTCTCAGGTTTCTCTTGCCCTCTCTCCTAGCAGTGTGGATGGTTGGTTGGGAGCTTCATGTCCCTTCTCAGCACACTCACGCTCTGAAGTGGAAGTGAGGAAGGGCGGGGATGGGGGCACCTGAGCACACCCTGGGCCCTCTGACCTCAGACCCAGGCTCTGCCCCACCAGGTGACCTTGGGCACCTCCTCTGAGCTTCCATTTTCTCCTTGATAAAGGCGGATAATAGTGTGTGCCCTGCACACAGATGTGAACACGGAAGCACATGGTGCCTGCGGGGCACAGGAGTGGTGCACAGAGCTCACTGCTGTCAGGAGGTTGATTGCTGTTGTGAAAACAGGAGGTTACTTACAGAATGAAGCACATTTTTTCCATACACTACAAATGAGGGTGTGCTTTTTAAAtggatttaaaattcaaatgcatATCTCTAGTTTAATCTCCCACGTGCTGATTTTTCCATGTATAAAGTAGGAGAGTGTTAACACCATATTAGAGTGAGGGGCTAGGGAGAACATGTATGTGACCTCGAGTACCTGGCATGTAACAGACACTCAGTATTACACTCCGGATATTTCTCCAGAGCAGGTGAAACAGACGGCCAGGAAGCACACAGAAAGACAGCATCACTGCCTGTTAAGGAAGTGCAagccaaaaccacagtgagacgcCACTTCACACCCACAAGTTGGACTAGATACAAAAAGTAGATCACAATAAGCGtttgcaaggatgtggagaaattggagccctcacactgctggtgggaaagtgGTAACACAGGCAGGTCGGTtgtcaaaaagttaaacagactGGGTGcaggtgtctcaagcctgtaatcccagcactttggaaggctgaggcagacagattgcttgagcccaggagttcacgaccagcctgggcaacctggtgagatcctgtctctacaaaaactacaaaaaattagctgggcatggtggtacctgcctgtggtcctagctacttgggaggctgaggcaggaggatcacttaaacccaggaggtcaaggctgcagtgagccatggttgtgccactgcactccagtctgggcaactgagcaagaccctgtctcaaaaaaaagaaaagataaacatggTGTTACTGTTTGACCCAGCAGTTTCATACCCAGGAGAATTGAACGCGCGTGTCCACACAGAAACTCGTACACAgaagccaaaatgtggaaaccaAGTGTCCCTCAACAGATGGATGGTTAAACAAAATGTCCATCCGTAGAACGGAATATTATTTGGTCATAAacagaatgaagtactgacacatgctacaacgtgGGTGAACGTTGAAATCATTCGGTTAAGTGAAAAGCCAGTTACTATATATTgtgcaattccatttatatggaatttctagaataggcaaatccatagagacagttGAGTGGTTGCTTAAGactgggagggagggggaaatagGAGGGGACAGCTAATGGGCAGTTTCAGTTTTGACATAACGAAAACGTACTTACATCAGCAGAGCAGGCAGAAAAAATGCCCTAAGATGGTGGTAATGGTACAGTTCTGTCAATGGCGTAATTGGTGGATGATGTGTGAGTTATGTCTCTTGTTGATAACAGTTTTATTGGCTGTTactagaaaaagataaaacaattacATCCCACATTTGTAAGTTTATTGTGTGTTTATTGTGTATTTATTGTAAATGTGTTgcatattgtattagtctgccCAGGACTGCCGTAACAAGACTTCAGATTGgttggtttaaacaacagaaactcgTCTTTTCAcagttctgttttctggaagtCCCAGATCAGGGTGCCGGTCCGTGTGATTTCTGGGGAGGGCTCTCCTTGGCTTGCCGATGGCCGCCTTCTCTGGTGCAGGCACAGGGGGAGAGCAGGTGAGCCCCTGGCGTGTCTTCTCAGAAAGACGAATCCTGTTggatgagggccccaccctcaggaCCCCTGTAACCTTAATGACTTCTGtagaggccccatctccaaacacagtcatgCTGCAGTTAGGTCTTCAGCTGTTTAGGGAGACATAAATGTTCAGTCCGTAACTCCTATCAGGTGTAGTAAGTATGTTCACCCTTGATTTTAATAACATTCTCATTGGTGCTTTGTGGCTACAGTGCAGTTGAAATCATGATTTGGACTCTGTATTTCAAGTTTGTCTCATTATGTACCTACTGTCTGCCTTGCCCTGACCTAAGTGCTTTGCAAGCAGTTTTCTTAAATCCTTACAACCACCTACCAGGTAGATATTTTGCAGAGAAGAAGACCAAAGCTTAGATTTCCCCAGGTTACAGCCAGCAACAGAGGCTAAGAATTTGAAACCTAGGCCTGCATGGCTGCCAAGCTTTGCTTTGTCTGTGGCACTGTGATGCTTTAGTCAGGTTGGATTAACTGCCTCCTCTGTGGCACTGTGGTGCTTTAATCAAGTTGGATTAACTCGTGCCTCTCTGGGTACCTAGTGAATTCTATGTCCCATCTTCCCAGGATGGCTTCTAGGCGAAGTCCAGAAATTACTTGTGGCAGCTAATGTAGGCGACAAGCCCCTAGGTACAGAATAACCAAGTCCCCTAGAGAAACTGGCAGTGTGTACACAAAGAAGTAGACGAGTAGTGCAGCATTGTTTGGAAACAATACTAGTCAAATACAAAGTAAATCATAAGAGGACTATTAGCAGCAGTTAGCGACTGGCCTAGAGCCACACGTGTCGACATGAACCTCAGTACTGAACAAAAAAGCAAGGGGCAGAAGGCTGCAGAGTATGGGGCCGCGGACACACTGCTTTAAGACTTTCAGAATAAACGTCTGAAGGCTAAGATGCCAGTGTGTCTGCAGGAAACTCGGTTAGGTGTCTGGGGGAAGACTGCCTCTGCTCTGAGCTCAGAGAAGGAATGAGGACTTCAGTCCACCAGCAGAATCAGAGCACTGCCATCTCTGCCCGCCTGAACAGACCACACCCAAAAATTACAATGCAGGGTGAAGTCATGGCTCACCAGCTTTCTGACCTGGAGGTTCAGAGGGTCCCTGGGGAAGATCCGCGTGGGCACAGGTGGGAGGACCTGTTCTACGTGGGTGCTATTCTGAGTCGTTTTTTCTATGTCGTTTTTACTGATGGTTTTAAACATGCCTCTGATCCTAGCCGCCTTCTGTGGCATGTTTCCATTCAGCCTCAGAAGCTGTGAGAATGTCTGCAGTGCTCTCATAGGTTCGGGTTGCACTGAGTGCCCTGAGATGCCCTGCAGAggaggcactttgggaggccgaggcgggtggatcacctgagatcaggagttcaagaccagcctggccaacgtggtaaaactccgttctactaaaaatacaaaaattagctgggtgtggcctggcatggtggctcacacctgtaatcccagcactgggaggccaaggcgggtaatcacccgaggttgggagtttgagatcagcctggccaacatagtgaaaccccgtctgtactaaaaatacaaaaattagctgggtgtggtggcgcatgtctgtagtccagctacctgggaggctgaggcaggagaatggcttgaacccgggaggtggaggttgcagtgagccaaagtcatgccattgcactccagcctgggcgacagagcaagactccacctcaaaaaaagaaaagagcatttgGAAATTTATTCCTGGCAGTTTTCATGCAGCACAGAGGCAGCAATTCCCATGGTGAACAAATATGGGATTGTATGTTTCAAGATGAAAGCAATCAAAAGATACGCAAAAGGTTGACATAGTTTCCTAATAACCTTACCATTTGTTGTTTAATAGAATTTTCAATGCCAGCTTGCACCATTAAGTCACTGACATTCTTCTGTAAGTCCTCAATGCGATTTCCCATTTCTTCCAGTGCAGTGTTAAGGAGCTCTGTGTAGAGTGGTGGAGGCACAGCCAGGATGTCCTCAGAGACCCCGCCTCCCATGGCACCTGCCGTCACCGTGCTCATGGCAAAGCCATGGCAGATGCAACTTTTAAAACGAGGGAATTAACGACAGGCCTAGTGTCTGCAAATCAGCTTCTTTCCCTGAGTGTTCCTCAGTGTGTCCCTTTAACCTTTAAACCGTGAGCTTAGAAAACGTGGCTCGCCTTGCTTGGACATGGATTTGGGGACAGGAGATCGGTATGTTTTAGTCAAACTCTGGgtgtgtaaaaataaatataatggaaattaactctttttgtttgttcctagggtcttgccctgtccctaggctggagtgcagtggtgtgatcacagctcactgcagccctgaactcctgggctcaagcgatccttccacctcagcctcttgagtagctgggactatagactaCCACCCAGCTGAAATTAACTCTTGAAAAAACTAACATTCATAtggtttaattttatgtttaagacTCATTTTTGTTCTGTGGGAACCCATTTACAAAATCAAAAGTCGCAAGCACACAATATTTAAGGAATACATTTAACTGTGTAGCATGAGCTCAAATTGGGCGAGTCTTGGGGCAGTTGTTACCCTTATCTAGATTTGCTCCAACTCCAAAAAAACATTCTATTCTCATTCTGTTTGATTTCATGTTTCTAAGACAAAACAGTGAGTTGATGAAGTTAAACTAAACGAAACTAAGCTTGGGTGAGCCGTATCTCGGATCCTGCCTGGAGCCTTCAGTGTTACCCTCCTGTGGGGTCTGATTCCGTCTGAGGGCCTGTGGTCTAGGGTGCACTGTCTGGTTGGGGACTGATGGAAGCCCCACTGGGAAGTGTTGCATGTTTGGGTTCCTGTCCTTTATACTTGCCGCACAAGACATCCTGTGTTGCCAGTCAAGCAGGagggaaagctttttttttggagggactctcactctgtcgcccaggctggagcgcagtggcgtgatctcggctcactgcaagctctgcctcccgggttcccgccattctcctgcctcagcctcccgagtagctaggactacaggcgccgccaccacgcccggctaatgtttttgtatttttagtacagacgggggtttcaccatgttggccaggatggtctcgatctcctgacctcgtgatccgcccgcctcggcctccccaagtgctgggattgcaggcgtgagccaccggggcCGGAGGTAGAGCTTTGGCTACAGGTGAGGGGTAATTAACACATCAGGAAGCCACCATAAAAGCACAGAAGTAAATACTGGGAAATCCTATAAGTAAACTATTACCTACTACTAGCAGACaacaaaaagatattccatgacaGTCTACCAGTCCGAAAGAGTCAAGGCATTTGTTAAAGGTAGAAAAGGATATTTCTGAGGTTTAATGTTGCAGTCAGAGCTTGAAAATGTTCCTGAAGTTCCTGAAATAGATTTTCTGCCTGAAAAATAAACCATAAGacaattgaataaatatttactattggcatatgacttttttttttttgagacgaggtcttgctttgtttcccagattggagtgcaatggtgcaatctcagctcactacaacct
The DNA window shown above is from Rhinopithecus roxellana isolate Shanxi Qingling chromosome 21, ASM756505v1, whole genome shotgun sequence and carries:
- the TXNL4A gene encoding thioredoxin-like protein 4A isoform X2, coding for MLLARKQILCVNVKNFAVIYLVDITEVPDFNKMYELYDPCTVMFFFRNKHIMIDLGTGNNNKINWAMEDKQEMVDIIETVYRGARKGRGLVVSPKDYSTKYRY
- the HSBP1L1 gene encoding heat shock factor-binding protein 1-like protein 1 isoform X2 — protein: MDARGPEAPGGRALRDAAENLFQELQEHFQALTATLNLRMEEMGNRIEDLQKNVSDLMVQAGIENSIKQQMLKT